CGACGTGTCCTGATCGTGGAGGACGACTGCGACCTGACCGAGGTCGTGACGCTCCACCTGCAGAACGAGGGCTACGAGGCCGTCGCCACTCACGACGGGCGCGCGGGGCTCGACGCCTTCGCCACCGGCAAGTGGACGGCGATCCTGCTTGACTGGATGCTGCCCGGCCTGTCGGGTCTGGATGTGTTGCGCGAGATACGGGAGCAGGACCGCCAGATCCCGGTGTTGATGCTCACTGCCCGCGGCGAGGAAGCGGACAAGGTGCTCGGGCTCGAACTCGGCTGCGACGACTACATGACCAAGCCGTTCAGCCTGCGGGAGTTGACCGCGCGCCTGAATGCCTTGCAACGGCGTGTCGAACTGGCTCGTTACATAGCACAGGGGTCGAGCGAGGACAAGATCCTCGATTTCGGCTCCCTGGAGATCGATCATGCCAAGCGCAAGGTCGTCGTCCGCGGCGAGCCGGTGAAGCTGACCCTGAAGGAATACGACCTGCTGTTCACCCTGGCGTCGCATCCCGGGCGCACATACTCGCGCACCCAGCTCCTGAACAAGGTCTGGGACCAGGACTCGGACGTATACGAGCATACGGTCAACTCGCACGTGAATCGCCTGCGGGGCAAGATCGAGGAGAATCCAAACCGGCCCCGCTACATCCTTACCGTTTGGGGAATCGGCTACCGGTTCACCGACGATTTCTGACCGGCTGAGAGGAACGATGATCCGCGGGAGCTTCTTCAAGACCCTGCATCTCCGCATGTCGGTGCTTTTCCTGGCGCTGCTCGCGGTGGTGTTCGTGGGTTATTACCAGTGGGTCAACCGGACCATCTACGAGGTGGAATGGGCCCCGGGCGAGGAGCAATGGCACAACGAGCTGCAGGAAGCGGAGTCGGACAGCCTGGCAGCTCTGCTGACCGCGACGCTCGACGACTCGACGGCGCGCCACCTGGTCCTCGCCGACTACGGGCGCCATATCGCCGCCTTCGACGCCGAGCTGGCCCTGGTCGACGGCAGCGGCTGGATCCTGGCCACGACCCGGCCGGACAGCCTGTCGCGCATCCTGCGTTTCGTCAGCCCGGTCCTGCTGGATTCCATGTCGCTGGACGACTGGGACTACAGCTCCTACCCCGATTCCTACGACATGGACGCCTACGTGAACCGCATCACCGGCGTGCTGCCGATCCGCGTGGACGGCGACAGCACCGCTCCGGCCGATGCCTGGCTGCTCTCCAGCTTCAAGCCCCTGGCAGTCAGCACGACGGACCTGGACTACGAGGACCGCATCCGCCGGATCCGCGGCGCCGGCGCCATGCTGCTCTACGCCTTCCTGACGGGGCTGGTCATCATGGCCTGGGTCAGCCGTCGTATCAGGGCGCTTTCGGCGGATATGGCGAAGTATCGCGAGGGGGACTACGAGCATCGCGCCAGCGAGGGCGACCGGGACGAGATCGCGACACTGGGGCGGGACTTCAACCGACTCGCCGACAGTCTCACCGACGTGATCGGGAAGCTGAAGCAATCCGAGGAGTACCGCAAGCAGCTCGTGGCCAACATCTCACACGATCTGCGCACGCCCATGGCCAGTCTGCGCGGGCACGTGGAAACGCTGACCCTGCACGACCAGGACTTGTCGCCGGAGGTTCGCGAGCGCGCCTTGAGCACCATCGCCGCAAACACCGACAACCTCGAAGCGCTCATCGAGCGTCTCTTCGAGTTGACGCAGCTCGAAAGCGGCCGGATGGAATACCGTCGCGAGGCCTTCTCCCTCGAGGAGCTGTCCCACGAGGTACTCGCCCGCTGCGAGGGGCCGGCCGCCGAGAAGGGCGTCGCGCTCCATTGCGACGTGGCGGGCGAACTGCCCCTGGTGGACGCGGACCCCCTGCGCATCGGCCAGGTCCTGCAGAACCTGGTGGGGAACGCCGTCAAGTTCAACCGGGTCGATGGCGAGGTGCACCTCATCCTGACCGCCAAGGCGGACGGCGTGGCCGTGGAGGTCCGCGACACCGGTATCGGCATCGCCTCGGAGGATCTCCCCCACGTCTTCGAGCGGTTCTACACGGCCGAGAAGAGCCGGACCGCCAAGGGCGCGGGGCTGGGCCTGGCGATCGCGCACCGCATCGTCACCGGGCACGGCAGCGAGTTGACGATCGAGAGCGACAAGGACGTCGGCACGGCATTTCGTTTCACCCTGCCGGCGGCGAACCTGGACTGACCCCCCGCATTCAGCCCCGCACGAGCTCCCGCGCCACTACGGCACCGCCCGCCACGGCCATCCCCAGCAATACCAAGGCCGCCGTCCAGTCGCCCAGCAGCGCCTTGCCGAGACCGAAGGTCAGGCCGTAGGTCATGGCCACCCCCGCAGCCCAGGGCCGCAAGGTCCCCCAGGCGAGGCCGGTCCCGGTCGCGGCCGGCCGGCCGGCCGCGACCGGGCCCCAGATGCCGCCGGGTCCCACGCGGGCGTGGAACGCCCGCAGTCTATCCATCGCCACCGGGCGGGTCAGCAGGGTCACCGTCAGCCAGCAGATCACCGATACCGGGGCCAGCACCAGCGCCTTGTGATGGGTCTCCAGCGCCATGCCGCCGATACGCGCCGGCGTGGCGAAGAGCGCGTAGGCGGATCCGTTCTGGAGCCAGGCGACGAGCTCGAAACCGACGGCGACCACCACCGAGGAGGCCAGCGCCGCGATCTCGCTCCAGGCGTTGATCCGCCACCAGAACCAGCGCAGGATCAGGACGGGGCCGATGCCCGCGCCCATGGCCCAGACGAACAGCCAGGCCTTGCCGATCGAGGTCAGGGCGAGGGCGACCATCACCGCCAGGCTCATCAGCACCGCTACGCAGATCTTGGCCACCAGGACGGCCTCCCGCTCGCCCGCGTCACGGCGCAGGAAACGCCGGTAGATATCGTTGACGAGGTAACTGGCGCCCCAGTTCAGATGCGTGTCGATGGTCGACATGAAGGCGGCGAAGAACGACACCAGCAGCACGCCCAGCAGCCCGGGTCCCAGCACCTTCAACATCACGAGCGGATAGGCGGCTTCCTCGCTGACGCCCTCGGGCACGGCGGGGATTAGGACCAGGGAGCAGAGCGCCACGATGATCCACGGCCAGTAGCGCAGGGCGTTGTTGGCGATCACGAACCAGAGGGTGGCGCCGCGGGCGTGGCGTTCGTCGCGGGCGGCGGCCATGCGCTGGATCAGGTAACCGCCCCCGTCGGCGTTGTGGCTGGCCCACCACATGACGGTCACGAAGACGGTGAACTTGAAGAGGTCCGTGTCGAGCCCCATCCCGCCGCCGGGCACGAAAGCCAGGGTGCCATCGTTGAACAGCGGCGCCGTGACCAGCTTCTCCCGCAATCCGGACAGCCCCCCGACACGGTCCAGGGCTGCCACGGCCAGGGCGATCGAACCGGCCATGGCCAGGGCGAACTGGATCACGTCCGTCACCACGACGCCCCAGAACCCGGCCATCAGGGCGTAGCTCAGGGCCAGCGCCGCACCGACGGGAATGGCGATCTCGCGGGGGATGCCCAGCACCATCTCCGCCACGGTGCCCAGTCCCAGCAGGACCCAGCCCATGACGATCAGGTTGTAGAGGATCGCGAAATAACCCGCCTTGAAACCGCGCAGTAAGGCCGCCGGCTTGCCGGAGTACCGCATCTCGATCAGCTCGTTGTCGGTGACCACGCCGGCCCGGCGCCAGAAGCGCGAGAAGAGGAAGACCGCCAGCATCTGGCTCATCACGTAATGCCAGCCGAACCAGTTGAACCAGATGCCGTCTTGGCGGACGAAGCCGGTCACCGCCAGGGGCGTGTCGGCCGCGAAGGTGGTGGCCACCATGCTCGTGCCCAGCACCCACCACGGCAACGAGCGCCCCGCCAGGAAGTACTGACCCATCGACGACGAGGCACGCCGCCTGAAGGCGAGGCCCAGACCGATGGTCAGCACCAGGTAACCGAGGATCACGATCCAGTCGGCGGTATGTAGCTGCGACACGCGATCCCCCCGGTGCGATCTGCTGCGGCTGCGGCGAGCGGAGACAGTATCGGCGGAAAGGCGACGCCGCGGCGAGGGAAAAGTATGCCCCCCGCCCCCGGCGAGGTTCCCTTGTGCGCGCCGCGCATGGTAGACTGGGAGCCCGCGTCGCCCGTCGTCATGAATGAGAGAGGTTCCCGTGTCCGCCGGCAGCCGCCATCAGCGGGGACATGCCCGCCGTCGCCCATGGCGCGTCCCGCTCATCATCGCCCTGGGCGGACTGTTCGCGTTGGCGGGTCTCCGCCTGCTCCTGTCCAGCGACGGTATCCGCGGCATGGTGCGCTCGCTCGTGACCCGCGCGGAACCGGACTCCCCGGACGGGCAATGGAATCCCGTGCGGCCGGTCGTCGCCGACGACCGGCTCAGTCCCGAGCAGCGGGAAAAGATCAAGCGGCTGCTCAGCCTGGGCTACGCCGGCGGCACCAGGCCCGCCTCCGTCGCGTCCGGCGTCACCGTCATCGATGAGACTCTGGCCAGCCGGGGACTGCGCTTCTTCATCTCGGGCCACGCGCCCGAGGCGATGTTGATGACCCGCGACGGGGAGATCGTCCACGCCTGGCGCTACGCCTACGAAGACCTCCATGCCTCCCGACCCGCCGTCTTCCCGCCCCCCGTCTCGGCGACCGGTTGCTGGCGCCGGGCGCGGCTGTTGCCCGACGGCGACCTGCTGGCCATCTACGAGGGCCATGCGCTGATCAAGCTCGACAGGCGTTCCCGGCTGATCTGGAGCTATGCCGGCAAGTGCCACCACGACCTGGACCTGGACGCCGGCGGCAACATCTACGTGCTGACGCGCGAAGCCGACGTCGTGCCTCGTCTGCATCCCGACGATCCCGTCCTGCTCGATTACGTGACCTTGCTGGACCACGACGGCGTCTTCCAGCGCAAGATCCCCCTGCTCGAAGCCTTCGAGAACTCTCCCTACGCCGGGCTGCTGCCGAAACCCGGGGTATCCGGCGACATCTTCCACACCAACACCCTCGAACTGCTCGACGGGCGTCTGGTCGATCGCTCACCGGCGTTCAGAGCCGGCAACATGCTGATATCGGTGCGGGAGCTGGATGCGATCGCCGTGCTGGACCCCCGCACCGAGACCATCGTCTGGGCCGCGAAGGGCTCCTGGTCCCGCCAGCACGAACCCACGGTCCTGGCCAGTGGCAACATCCTGCTTTTCGACAACGTGGGCCACCGGGGCCACTCGTGCGTCCTGGAAATCGATCCCGTCTCGCTCGAGTCGATCTGGGAATACGCCGACGGACCCCAGACGCCGCTTTTCTCCGAAACGTGCGGCGCCGGCCGACGCCTGGCCAACGGCAACACCCTGATCGTCGAATCGGACAACGGGCGGGCCCTGGAAGTGACGCCGGACACGCGGATCGTCTGGGAGTACTACAACCCCCACCGGGCCGGCGAGGAACGGGAGCTGATCGCGGCGATCCCGGACATGGAGATCCTGCCGGACGAGGCCTATCCGGTCTGGCTGTCCGACCGTTGAAGCCGGGCGCGTCCCGCCCATGTGAGAATATCCTATTGAACAAACCGTATCGTCAGACAAGGCGTTCGGAATCAAGTGGAGACGAAAGTTGAGCGATACTCCAGAGATGTGATATAATATGTTCTGCAGTGAATTATTGTGCGCTGGGCGCCCCGATCCCGCGTGCCTCATCCCCACTGCTGGATTCGAACGAGCGCGTTCCCGGTCGCACGGCCCGCTTTTGCGCTGGAGGTAGCATTATGACCAAGTTAACGCTGATCCTGACCCTGATCCTGGCGGCAGGCCTGGCCTCGGCCCAGTCCGATGTGCTGATCAACGAGGTGGACGCCGACACCGATGGCACGGACATCCTCGAATTCGTCGAGTTGTACGGCGATGCCGGCGCACCTCTCGACGGTCTCGTGCTGGTGTTCTACAACGGCAACGGCGACGTTTCCTACGACGCCTTCGACCTGGACGGCTTCGCCCTTGACGGCAGCGGCTTCTTCCTGCTGGGCAACGCCGGCGTGGTGCCCACGCCCTCGATCATCTTCGCATCGAACGGCCTGCAGAACGGGGCCGATGCGGTGGCCCTCCACGTCGGCGACGGCGCCGACTTCCCGACCGGTACGGCCGTGACCACCACCAACCTGATCGACGCCGTGGTCTACGACACCAACGATGCGGACGACGCCGGCCTGTTGGCCCTGCTGCTGCCAGGCGAGCCGCAGCTGAACGAGGGCGGCGGCGGCAACAGCGCGGCCCACTCCAACATGCGCTGCCCCGACGGCGGCGGCGGCGCGCGCGTCACGACGAGCTTCTACCAGTTCCTGCCCACGCCGGGGGTCAGCAACAACCTGGCCTGCGAACCGGTCGCCGACGAGCGGATGAGCTGGGGCGGTCTGAAGTCACAGTACAGGTAGGTTCTTCGCCCCCGCATGACGCAAGGCCCCTCCACGGTGGAGGGGCCTTTTCGTGCGTCGCGGCCGGACCGGCGGTCACATCCTGGCGACGATCGCCTTCGCGAACCCGGAACAGCTCACCTCGGTCACGTCCTGCCGGCCCTCGCCCTTCATCAGACGGGCCAGGTCGTAGGTCACGTGGCCGTCCCTGATGGTCCGCTCCACGCCGTGCAGGATGAGGTCCGCGGCATCGATCCAGCCCATGTGGCGCAGCATCATCTCGGCCGAGAGGATCAGCGAGCCGGGGTTGACC
This sequence is a window from bacterium. Protein-coding genes within it:
- a CDS encoding response regulator transcription factor, producing MASQANRRVLIVEDDCDLTEVVTLHLQNEGYEAVATHDGRAGLDAFATGKWTAILLDWMLPGLSGLDVLREIREQDRQIPVLMLTARGEEADKVLGLELGCDDYMTKPFSLRELTARLNALQRRVELARYIAQGSSEDKILDFGSLEIDHAKRKVVVRGEPVKLTLKEYDLLFTLASHPGRTYSRTQLLNKVWDQDSDVYEHTVNSHVNRLRGKIEENPNRPRYILTVWGIGYRFTDDF
- a CDS encoding HAMP domain-containing histidine kinase — protein: MIRGSFFKTLHLRMSVLFLALLAVVFVGYYQWVNRTIYEVEWAPGEEQWHNELQEAESDSLAALLTATLDDSTARHLVLADYGRHIAAFDAELALVDGSGWILATTRPDSLSRILRFVSPVLLDSMSLDDWDYSSYPDSYDMDAYVNRITGVLPIRVDGDSTAPADAWLLSSFKPLAVSTTDLDYEDRIRRIRGAGAMLLYAFLTGLVIMAWVSRRIRALSADMAKYREGDYEHRASEGDRDEIATLGRDFNRLADSLTDVIGKLKQSEEYRKQLVANISHDLRTPMASLRGHVETLTLHDQDLSPEVRERALSTIAANTDNLEALIERLFELTQLESGRMEYRREAFSLEELSHEVLARCEGPAAEKGVALHCDVAGELPLVDADPLRIGQVLQNLVGNAVKFNRVDGEVHLILTAKADGVAVEVRDTGIGIASEDLPHVFERFYTAEKSRTAKGAGLGLAIAHRIVTGHGSELTIESDKDVGTAFRFTLPAANLD
- a CDS encoding Na+:solute symporter; amino-acid sequence: MSQLHTADWIVILGYLVLTIGLGLAFRRRASSSMGQYFLAGRSLPWWVLGTSMVATTFAADTPLAVTGFVRQDGIWFNWFGWHYVMSQMLAVFLFSRFWRRAGVVTDNELIEMRYSGKPAALLRGFKAGYFAILYNLIVMGWVLLGLGTVAEMVLGIPREIAIPVGAALALSYALMAGFWGVVVTDVIQFALAMAGSIALAVAALDRVGGLSGLREKLVTAPLFNDGTLAFVPGGGMGLDTDLFKFTVFVTVMWWASHNADGGGYLIQRMAAARDERHARGATLWFVIANNALRYWPWIIVALCSLVLIPAVPEGVSEEAAYPLVMLKVLGPGLLGVLLVSFFAAFMSTIDTHLNWGASYLVNDIYRRFLRRDAGEREAVLVAKICVAVLMSLAVMVALALTSIGKAWLFVWAMGAGIGPVLILRWFWWRINAWSEIAALASSVVVAVGFELVAWLQNGSAYALFATPARIGGMALETHHKALVLAPVSVICWLTVTLLTRPVAMDRLRAFHARVGPGGIWGPVAAGRPAATGTGLAWGTLRPWAAGVAMTYGLTFGLGKALLGDWTAALVLLGMAVAGGAVVARELVRG
- a CDS encoding arylsulfotransferase family protein — its product is MSAGSRHQRGHARRRPWRVPLIIALGGLFALAGLRLLLSSDGIRGMVRSLVTRAEPDSPDGQWNPVRPVVADDRLSPEQREKIKRLLSLGYAGGTRPASVASGVTVIDETLASRGLRFFISGHAPEAMLMTRDGEIVHAWRYAYEDLHASRPAVFPPPVSATGCWRRARLLPDGDLLAIYEGHALIKLDRRSRLIWSYAGKCHHDLDLDAGGNIYVLTREADVVPRLHPDDPVLLDYVTLLDHDGVFQRKIPLLEAFENSPYAGLLPKPGVSGDIFHTNTLELLDGRLVDRSPAFRAGNMLISVRELDAIAVLDPRTETIVWAAKGSWSRQHEPTVLASGNILLFDNVGHRGHSCVLEIDPVSLESIWEYADGPQTPLFSETCGAGRRLANGNTLIVESDNGRALEVTPDTRIVWEYYNPHRAGEERELIAAIPDMEILPDEAYPVWLSDR
- a CDS encoding lamin tail domain-containing protein, coding for MTKLTLILTLILAAGLASAQSDVLINEVDADTDGTDILEFVELYGDAGAPLDGLVLVFYNGNGDVSYDAFDLDGFALDGSGFFLLGNAGVVPTPSIIFASNGLQNGADAVALHVGDGADFPTGTAVTTTNLIDAVVYDTNDADDAGLLALLLPGEPQLNEGGGGNSAAHSNMRCPDGGGGARVTTSFYQFLPTPGVSNNLACEPVADERMSWGGLKSQYR